The Nocardioides sp. cx-173 genome segment CCCGAGCCGGACACGACCACGCGCTTGCCGTCCAGCGACTCCCCGCGGGTCTTGAGGATCTCCTGGACGAAGAAGACGGTGCCGTAGCCGGTCGCCTCCGTGCGCACCCGGGAGCCGCCCCACGCCAGGCCCTTGCCGGTCAGCACGCCGGACTCGTAGCGGTTGGTGATCCGCTTGTACTGGCCGAACAGGTAGCCGATCTCGCGGCCGCCGACCCCGATGTCGCCCGCCGGGACATCGGTGTACTCCCCGATGTGGCGGTACAGCTCGGTCATGAACGCTTGGCAGAAGCGCATGACCTCGCCCTCGCTGCGCCCCTTGGGGTCGAAGTCGGAGCCGCCCTTGCCACCGCCGATCGGCATGCCGCTCAGGGAGTTCTTGAAGATCTGCTCATAGCCCAGGAACTTCACGATGCCCAGGTTGACGCTGGGGTGGAAGCGCAGACCGCCCTTGTACGGACCCAGGGCCGAGTTGAACTCGACGCGGAAGCCGCGGTTGAGCTGGATCCGGCCGGCGTCGTCGACCCAGGGGACGCGGAAGATGATCTGGCGCTCCGGCTCGCACAGCCGCCGGATGACCGCCGCGTCGGCGTAGTGGGGGTGCTTGGCCACCACCGGGCCCAGACTGTCCAGCACCTCGTGCACGGCCTGGTGGAACTCCGTCTCGCCCGGGTTGCGTCGCAGCACCTCGTCGTAGACGTCCACCAGCTTCTCGTCCAGTCCCGGCACCGGTTCTGCTCCTCGTTCTCGTCGCGGCCCCGCAGGTCGAGGCGCCCAGTCATTGTCCCAGTCGTTGTCTCGCCCGGGCCGGCGGCTACCTCAACGGGTCGAAGGGTGCGAGCTGCGCCGGCACCGCCCCGGTCACCATCTGCTCGGCGAGCAGGCGGCCGGTGACCGGTCCCAGTGCGACGCCCCACATCCCGTGGCCGCCGGCGACGAAGACCCGCGGCGAGCGGGTGCCCCCGACCAGGGGAAGCCCGTCGGTGGTGCAGGGCCGGGAGCCGACCCACTCGTCGCGGCGGTCGGCGAGGTCGAGACCGCTGAGCAGGGGACGGGTGGCGTCGACGATCGCCTCCACACGGCGCCGGTCGAGCGGGGCGTCGGGGGAGCGGAACTCCATCATCCCGGCGACTCGCAGCCGGGGCCCGTCTGGCGAGTCCAGAGGCGTGCAGGCGACGCGCTGGGTGGGGAAGTACACCGGCCCCTGGGGCACGCGGGAGCCGGCGACGCTGAAGCTGTAGCCCCGGCCGGCCTGCACGAGCCGCCGTACGCCGAGGCGGTGAGCCAGGCCGCCGAGCCAGGCCCCGGTCGCGAGCACCGCCGCGTGGAAGCGCTCGTGGGTCCCGCCGGCGTAGGCGAGGTCGACCGTGCGGCCGTCGTCGCGCAGGCCCGAGACCTCCACGCCCTCGAGGAGCTTGCCGCCCCGGTCGACGAACGAGCGCGCGAGGTGCTCCAGGAAGACCGGGGGGTCGATGAAGCGCTGGCCCTCGATGCGGACCCCGGCCGTGATCTGCTCGGAGAGGGCAGGCTCGATCGCGCGTGCCTCGTCCCCGGTGAGCAGGCCGAAGTCGAGCGGCTGGCCCAGGCGCTGCAGGAGCTCGAGCTCGGCGAGCAGGTGCGCGCGGTCCTTCGCGGTCCGGAATCCGGCGAGGAACGGTCTCGCCGGGGAGGCGGCCGGCACCTGGCCCTCGGCCGCGAGCTCGTCGAAGGCGTCCAGCGCCAGGGCGTTCAGCGGTGCGTACGCCGCCAGGCCGGCCTCCCAGCGGCGATGCGTGCAGTGCCGGGCGAACCCGGTCAGGAAGCGGAGTAGCCGCAGGTCCGGCTGCAGGGGGACGTAGACCGGCGACGAGGGGCGCAGCGCCGTCCGCAGCCCGTAGCGCAGCACGCCGGGGTCGGGCAGCGGCGCGGTCAGGCCGGGGGTCAGCCAGCCGGCGTTGCCCCACGAGGAGCCGGCGGCGACGTGGTCGCGGTCGACGACCGTGACGTCGGCGCCGCGCTCCTGCAGGTGCCAGGCGGTGGAGAGGCCGACGATGCCGGCGCCGACGACGACCACGCGGTCGGACGGCTCGACGCGCGGCGACGCGGGGGTGGGCAGGGACGACGAGCGGGGGTGGGTCATGTTCCTGAGTCCTTCAGACGTGGGCCTGCCGGAGTGGGCGGCCCTACCAGCTGGTGGGGGAGGGTCAGGAACAGCGGGGCGGGGCGCGGTCGACGCTGCGCCGCAGGACGTCGAGCCCGCGGATCCCGCGGGCCTCCTCGCTCAGCCGGACGGCGAGCAGCTCGGCGCCCGACGGGACGTGCGCGGGCTCGGCGGCCACCGAGCACGTGCCGATCGTCGCGTCCATGGGGCCATGCTAGGCCTAGGGTCGAGGCATGAGCCTCTGGCAAGCGCCGCCCACGTCCCGCCCACGCACCGCTG includes the following:
- a CDS encoding NAD(P)/FAD-dependent oxidoreductase; the protein is MTHPRSSSLPTPASPRVEPSDRVVVVGAGIVGLSTAWHLQERGADVTVVDRDHVAAGSSWGNAGWLTPGLTAPLPDPGVLRYGLRTALRPSSPVYVPLQPDLRLLRFLTGFARHCTHRRWEAGLAAYAPLNALALDAFDELAAEGQVPAASPARPFLAGFRTAKDRAHLLAELELLQRLGQPLDFGLLTGDEARAIEPALSEQITAGVRIEGQRFIDPPVFLEHLARSFVDRGGKLLEGVEVSGLRDDGRTVDLAYAGGTHERFHAAVLATGAWLGGLAHRLGVRRLVQAGRGYSFSVAGSRVPQGPVYFPTQRVACTPLDSPDGPRLRVAGMMEFRSPDAPLDRRRVEAIVDATRPLLSGLDLADRRDEWVGSRPCTTDGLPLVGGTRSPRVFVAGGHGMWGVALGPVTGRLLAEQMVTGAVPAQLAPFDPLR
- the gdhA gene encoding NADP-specific glutamate dehydrogenase, which codes for MDEKLVDVYDEVLRRNPGETEFHQAVHEVLDSLGPVVAKHPHYADAAVIRRLCEPERQIIFRVPWVDDAGRIQLNRGFRVEFNSALGPYKGGLRFHPSVNLGIVKFLGYEQIFKNSLSGMPIGGGKGGSDFDPKGRSEGEVMRFCQAFMTELYRHIGEYTDVPAGDIGVGGREIGYLFGQYKRITNRYESGVLTGKGLAWGGSRVRTEATGYGTVFFVQEILKTRGESLDGKRVVVSGSGNVATYAIAKVQELGGTVVACSDSGGYVVDERGIDLATVQEIKEERRARISTYLEHHPHAQYVENHSLWQVPCDIALPCATQNELNGTDAAALIAHGCSVVAEGANMPCTPEAVRAFAEAGVTFAPGKAANAGGVATSALEMQQNASRDSWTFEHTEERLAGIMRGIHDRCLSTADEYGSPGNYVAGANIAGFTQVADAMVALGVI